Proteins from a genomic interval of Fuerstiella sp.:
- a CDS encoding Rv1355c family protein, which translates to MTGDAAWKTLVFDPSIPEEQKQLADLRNSDQVWAVHDTLLNQLLGLVESRNPQVRRLPAGQRQQTLESLVKTYLDGRSAEHCGRWVFYPWSGQLVHLLDPHEYREVRLDRNRNKITSKEQRQLADKTIGVVGLSVGNAIAVTLAMEGVGGHFKLADFDHLELTNMNRLRAGIHELGLPKAVLAARQILEIDPWIQISLYTDGIHAGNVDSFLSGDAQLDFLIEECDSVDIKVLLRERARFLGIPVLMETSDRGMLDIERFDQEPDRPLLHGLLPPIDSVALKSLSDEEKIRHIVNFVDTQTVSPRLGASMLEIGQQIVTWPQLASDVVLGGASVTVAVRQLALGHNLLSGRRTIALQEKFRKAEWTVPKTAGIPANRTPPAEPLLSPLLKDIIREGCMAPSGGNTQPWQFYVDGDNIWLTMHSERAKSVLDSDRTAALAALGACLENMRVGCVHRDHRLQVSLLPVAPPTSVAAQLAVVAAADEDDIPLRRLHASLYQRHTNRRVTNSTPLTEIETGILTESLTGGTEQLDLITEPRALGQLGEILGRSDLIRILNPELGQEMMEELHFQPSSSVDTGIAVETCEVSATTDVVLRMMSRAEVRREVAATGGGSRLTELTRDAVATSSALGLLTLCDSDAATVIQGGSAMQRIWLESTALNLGFQPVGSLLFMARLLTTRPAVYEDSESQTVDLLFRQLLEFFPKVGGRVPLLLFRLHRSPAASCRSGRLPFGYCVSSGPPGDI; encoded by the coding sequence GTGACCGGTGATGCCGCCTGGAAAACGCTGGTATTCGATCCATCGATTCCGGAAGAACAAAAACAGCTTGCCGATCTCAGAAACAGCGACCAGGTCTGGGCTGTTCATGACACTCTGCTGAATCAACTCCTCGGTCTCGTCGAATCCCGTAACCCACAGGTCCGTCGTCTTCCTGCAGGGCAGCGTCAGCAGACGCTCGAATCTCTTGTCAAAACGTACCTTGACGGCAGGTCAGCAGAACATTGCGGACGCTGGGTTTTTTATCCATGGTCAGGTCAGTTAGTACACCTGCTTGATCCGCATGAATACAGAGAGGTTCGTCTCGATCGAAACAGAAATAAAATCACCTCGAAAGAACAGCGGCAACTGGCAGACAAAACAATTGGTGTTGTGGGACTGTCTGTGGGGAACGCCATTGCCGTCACTCTGGCAATGGAGGGTGTTGGCGGACACTTCAAACTCGCTGATTTTGATCATCTGGAACTCACCAATATGAACCGACTTCGTGCCGGGATTCATGAGCTGGGGCTTCCGAAGGCAGTCCTGGCTGCCCGGCAGATCCTTGAAATCGATCCGTGGATTCAGATCAGTCTGTACACAGACGGCATTCATGCGGGAAACGTCGATTCGTTTCTTTCGGGGGATGCGCAACTTGATTTTCTGATCGAAGAGTGTGACAGCGTAGACATCAAGGTACTGCTGAGGGAGCGTGCCAGGTTTTTGGGGATTCCGGTGCTGATGGAAACCAGTGACCGGGGCATGCTTGATATTGAACGTTTTGATCAGGAACCAGATCGTCCGCTGCTACATGGTCTGTTGCCCCCGATCGACAGTGTTGCTTTGAAATCCCTTTCTGATGAGGAGAAGATTCGACACATCGTGAATTTTGTGGACACTCAGACCGTGTCACCGCGACTGGGTGCATCCATGCTGGAAATCGGGCAGCAAATTGTGACTTGGCCACAACTGGCGTCTGACGTTGTGCTGGGCGGGGCCAGTGTGACCGTGGCTGTGCGACAACTTGCCTTAGGGCACAACCTTTTGTCAGGACGTCGCACCATTGCTTTGCAGGAAAAATTCCGAAAAGCGGAATGGACTGTGCCAAAGACTGCCGGAATACCGGCAAATCGGACGCCGCCGGCCGAACCGCTGCTCAGCCCGTTACTGAAGGACATCATTCGTGAGGGCTGTATGGCACCTTCGGGAGGAAACACTCAGCCGTGGCAGTTTTATGTCGATGGAGACAACATCTGGCTGACCATGCATTCCGAGCGAGCCAAAAGTGTTCTCGATTCGGATCGGACCGCTGCACTGGCCGCATTGGGTGCGTGTCTTGAAAATATGAGAGTGGGCTGCGTTCATCGTGATCATCGTCTGCAGGTGTCGCTGTTGCCTGTTGCTCCCCCAACGTCCGTTGCAGCACAACTTGCTGTAGTGGCTGCTGCAGACGAAGATGACATCCCGCTGAGACGTTTACATGCTTCACTTTATCAGCGTCATACAAATCGCCGTGTTACGAACAGTACTCCGTTAACAGAAATTGAAACAGGTATCCTGACAGAAAGCCTGACGGGAGGCACGGAACAACTGGATTTAATCACCGAACCGCGTGCCCTGGGTCAGCTCGGAGAAATTCTTGGACGCAGTGACCTGATACGAATTCTTAATCCGGAACTGGGACAGGAAATGATGGAAGAACTTCATTTTCAGCCTAGTTCTAGTGTCGACACCGGGATTGCAGTGGAAACATGCGAAGTCTCGGCCACCACGGACGTGGTGCTGCGAATGATGTCTCGGGCGGAGGTGCGACGTGAAGTTGCGGCAACCGGAGGAGGATCACGACTCACGGAACTGACTCGCGATGCTGTTGCAACGTCGTCGGCATTGGGACTTTTGACGCTTTGTGACAGTGACGCAGCAACTGTGATTCAGGGTGGCAGTGCCATGCAGCGCATCTGGCTGGAATCCACTGCACTTAATCTTGGTTTTCAGCCGGTAGGATCGCTGTTATTTATGGCACGGCTGCTCACAACACGGCCGGCAGTCTACGAGGACAGTGAATCTCAGACGGTTGATTTACTGTTCCGGCAGCTACTTGAGTTTTTTCCCAAAGTCGGCGGACGTGTGCCTCTGCTGCTGTTTCGACTTCACCGAAGTCCGGCTGCTTCCTGTCGCAGCGGGCGACTGCCATTCGGTTATTGTGTCAGTTCAGGGCCACCCGGAGACATTTGA
- a CDS encoding M20/M25/M40 family metallo-hydrolase, whose product MSLDVVRLTTELVGFNSVSRLTNVPVTRYIAKVLRSLGFKVEELRYTDVNGVEKLSIVGKLGRGTGGLTLMSHDDVVPADNVEDWTDRPFRGRVSRGRLYGRGSADMKGPLAASICAAGQFSAKDLTAPVYIVVTADEEINGRGAEDVTRRSKLFDEARKGCGVICEPTGLRVVYAHKGGLAIRVVSKGRAAHTSTLKGTNANLKMIPFLVEMKKINDLALTSRRYRNEEFKPAHSEWSIGINDHNTATNISPVQSVCRISYRLMPGVDVTPLIERTKRIARKYGLRYQLLKRTEGLYTPPDSPLVRTALKITGSRRPTTVPYGTDGVAFRKKMKQLIVCGPGNIAQAHTVDEWIALDQLKRGVDTYCRLIDHVCVSSRRES is encoded by the coding sequence ATGTCCCTTGACGTTGTCCGACTCACCACGGAACTGGTCGGTTTCAACTCAGTCAGCCGGCTGACAAACGTGCCGGTGACCCGCTATATCGCCAAGGTTCTCAGATCGCTCGGATTCAAAGTCGAGGAGCTGCGATACACCGACGTGAATGGTGTGGAGAAACTTTCCATCGTGGGCAAACTGGGAAGAGGAACCGGAGGCCTCACGCTGATGAGTCATGACGACGTCGTTCCCGCGGACAACGTGGAGGACTGGACGGACCGCCCGTTCCGGGGACGTGTCAGCAGGGGAAGACTCTACGGACGTGGTTCTGCTGACATGAAGGGGCCTCTGGCAGCGTCGATATGCGCCGCGGGACAGTTCAGCGCGAAGGATCTGACCGCACCTGTTTACATCGTTGTCACCGCCGATGAGGAGATAAACGGACGTGGTGCAGAAGACGTTACCAGACGATCGAAACTTTTTGACGAGGCCAGGAAAGGCTGTGGAGTTATCTGTGAACCAACGGGTTTACGTGTGGTGTATGCACATAAAGGCGGTCTGGCGATCCGCGTGGTCTCCAAAGGCCGTGCTGCGCACACGAGCACACTGAAGGGCACCAACGCCAATCTCAAAATGATCCCGTTTCTGGTGGAGATGAAGAAAATCAACGATCTTGCACTGACTTCCCGACGTTACCGCAATGAGGAATTCAAACCGGCCCACTCAGAATGGTCAATCGGCATCAATGATCACAATACCGCTACGAATATATCCCCGGTGCAAAGTGTCTGCCGCATTAGTTACCGACTAATGCCCGGCGTGGATGTTACGCCACTGATCGAACGCACCAAAAGGATTGCTCGCAAATACGGACTCAGGTACCAGCTGTTGAAACGTACTGAAGGCCTGTACACACCACCGGATTCACCGTTGGTACGTACCGCGCTGAAGATCACCGGGAGCAGAAGACCCACCACGGTGCCGTACGGGACCGACGGTGTGGCCTTCCGCAAAAAGATGAAACAGCTGATCGTTTGTGGCCCCGGAAACATCGCTCAGGCACATACCGTCGATGAATGGATCGCGCTGGATCAGCTCAAACGTGGTGTTGATACGTACTGTCGGTTGATTGATCATGTTTGCGTCAGCAGCCGGCGCGAGTCATGA
- a CDS encoding acylphosphatase, which yields MSEESITRRVLFAGRVQGVGFRWTVKKLTGPLPVTGFVRNLSDGRVELTVCGTETVLGNLLAEISDHFGSGIAAVESERLQTSEDFVDFRIRR from the coding sequence GTGAGTGAAGAGTCGATAACACGACGAGTGCTGTTCGCCGGACGGGTTCAGGGAGTCGGGTTTCGTTGGACGGTGAAGAAGCTGACCGGTCCTCTTCCGGTGACCGGATTTGTACGAAATCTCAGTGACGGTCGTGTCGAACTCACAGTCTGCGGAACAGAGACAGTTCTGGGAAATCTGCTGGCGGAAATTTCTGATCATTTTGGCTCCGGTATCGCTGCAGTGGAATCAGAACGCTTGCAGACATCGGAAGACTTTGTGGACTTTCGGATTCGCAGGTAA
- a CDS encoding YfcE family phosphodiesterase: MRILLLADIHSNWPALAAIDEEFDACFFLGDLVDYATDPLPCLQWVQQHATHWIRGNHDHCLAQRVLVRPAGTFRRISAAMRQHHLRVMSDEHLTWLARMPVTEYVTVGGLRYLLVHASPRDPLDEYVDESAEQWKVRLTHIDVDFVCVGHTHVPMHLDVDGMQIINPGSVGQPRDGDPRAAYAVIEDGKVEFHRVTYNIDRTVEHMRMSGIDPGIIGQTELVLRNGGTALHA, translated from the coding sequence ATGCGAATTCTCCTGCTTGCCGATATTCACTCAAACTGGCCCGCACTTGCAGCCATAGACGAAGAATTTGACGCCTGTTTTTTTCTGGGTGATCTTGTGGATTACGCTACGGATCCATTGCCCTGCCTGCAATGGGTTCAGCAGCATGCGACTCACTGGATTCGGGGCAATCACGACCATTGTCTGGCCCAACGTGTTCTGGTAAGGCCTGCCGGCACATTTCGTAGGATTTCGGCAGCGATGCGACAACATCATTTGCGCGTGATGTCGGATGAACATCTGACGTGGTTGGCCCGTATGCCCGTCACAGAATATGTGACAGTGGGCGGACTCCGCTACCTTTTGGTGCACGCCAGTCCGCGAGATCCTCTGGATGAGTACGTGGATGAATCTGCGGAGCAGTGGAAAGTGCGACTGACCCACATCGATGTGGATTTTGTGTGCGTGGGACACACACACGTGCCCATGCACCTGGACGTTGACGGTATGCAGATCATTAATCCGGGAAGTGTTGGGCAACCCCGCGATGGAGATCCGAGGGCGGCTTACGCTGTCATCGAGGATGGCAAGGTCGAATTTCATCGAGTGACTTACAATATTGACCGAACGGTGGAACACATGCGAATGTCCGGAATCGATCCAGGGATCATCGGACAAACAGAACTGGTTCTGCGTAATGGTGGTACCGCACTCCATGCCTGA
- the rplM gene encoding 50S ribosomal protein L13, protein MLAKTWMSTKEQAPEAREWFTVDADGLIVGRLATQLATVLMGKHKATYTPHVDCGDGIIVTNVERVRFSGSAAEHPKIPYYSTKMASKEYQTYSGYPSGQRIRTAAQIWERHPERILREAVRRMLPKNRLGRQMLKKLKLYAGPEHPHQAQQARPLPEYLMPKQKTKK, encoded by the coding sequence ATGCTCGCTAAAACATGGATGTCCACCAAAGAACAGGCGCCTGAAGCCCGAGAGTGGTTCACGGTAGACGCCGACGGTTTGATTGTGGGACGACTCGCTACACAACTGGCAACTGTGCTGATGGGAAAGCACAAGGCTACGTATACGCCGCACGTTGACTGTGGAGACGGAATTATCGTCACCAATGTGGAACGAGTGCGTTTCTCAGGGAGTGCGGCAGAACACCCAAAAATCCCGTATTACTCCACAAAAATGGCCAGCAAAGAGTACCAAACTTATAGTGGATATCCGAGTGGTCAGCGGATACGGACAGCTGCTCAGATCTGGGAGCGGCATCCTGAACGTATTCTCCGTGAAGCGGTTCGGCGTATGTTGCCCAAGAATCGTCTCGGTCGTCAGATGCTGAAGAAACTGAAGCTCTACGCTGGTCCGGAACACCCTCATCAGGCTCAGCAGGCCCGTCCGCTTCCCGAATATTTGATGCCAAAGCAGAAAACAAAGAAGTAA
- the rpsI gene encoding 30S ribosomal protein S9, with the protein MGTGRRKTSVARVRIKQGQGEFLVNGRSLDTYFGVLRDREMVLAPLKLTDKLGKVDVSVRVRGGGTTGQTGAVLLGISRALEVVEPALHHKLSEAGFLTRDGRMVERKKYGLRKARRSYQFSKR; encoded by the coding sequence ATGGGTACCGGGCGCCGAAAAACATCGGTGGCGCGTGTTCGCATCAAGCAGGGCCAGGGCGAATTTCTGGTCAATGGCCGATCGCTTGATACGTATTTTGGAGTACTACGCGATCGTGAGATGGTTCTGGCACCATTGAAACTGACGGACAAGCTGGGAAAGGTTGACGTTTCTGTTCGAGTCAGGGGGGGCGGAACAACCGGTCAGACGGGTGCGGTGCTGCTGGGGATTTCTCGTGCCCTGGAGGTAGTGGAACCGGCCCTGCACCACAAGTTGTCGGAAGCCGGATTTCTCACCCGCGACGGCCGCATGGTGGAACGCAAAAAGTACGGTTTACGGAAAGCTCGCAGAAGCTACCAGTTCTCCAAACGTTGA
- the mgtE gene encoding magnesium transporter, translating into MVDYFKSLIQPDIRQMVRDRDKAGMAALIEVMHPAVAASILEDLYDAEVWAVLDNATLPNRVEIFEYVALRRQEELVKQLDQRRLSELLEEMSPDDRVDLLSRMPLERVEELLRLIAQAERNDIRRLLSYDENTAGAIMTTEYASLPANISVADALGRLRQQAPDSETIYYIYILSDSRRLQGLISLRELILAREDQQLADIMETDVIRMQASEDREHVAQELARYNFIAMPIVDDEERLVGIVTHDDAIDVVQEEATEDAYRQSAVEPLRDDYEDAPFLTILWNRGFWLLALSLVAIMTAGMLGLYERATTHGIRNAPEDLSSMLIILFLPLVMASGGNAGSQSATLFIRMFALQPADTAVPGTEFRVDRRLVLRELLIGLALGAVLGLLDALVVAAGYGLGWWPSAGASQDLWRSIVVGLTVLLIVLIGTGAGTLLPILFRRFGMDPAIMSNPLIAAIVDVLGVVLFYEVAMAIL; encoded by the coding sequence ATGGTCGACTACTTTAAATCTCTCATTCAGCCGGACATCAGGCAGATGGTCCGGGACCGCGACAAAGCTGGAATGGCTGCCCTGATTGAGGTGATGCATCCGGCGGTTGCGGCCTCAATTCTGGAAGACCTGTACGATGCTGAAGTCTGGGCAGTGCTTGACAATGCAACACTCCCCAATCGCGTCGAAATTTTTGAGTACGTTGCGCTGCGTCGACAGGAAGAACTCGTCAAACAACTGGACCAGCGACGCCTCTCAGAATTACTGGAAGAAATGTCGCCGGATGACCGCGTTGACCTGCTGTCACGAATGCCGTTGGAACGTGTCGAGGAACTCCTGCGTTTGATCGCTCAGGCCGAACGCAACGATATACGACGATTATTGTCGTACGACGAAAACACGGCCGGGGCGATTATGACGACTGAATATGCCTCACTTCCGGCCAATATCTCGGTAGCAGATGCATTGGGGCGTCTGCGTCAGCAGGCCCCGGACAGTGAAACCATTTATTACATCTATATTCTCAGTGACAGTCGCCGTCTGCAGGGACTCATCTCGCTCCGCGAACTGATCCTCGCTCGCGAAGATCAGCAGCTGGCCGACATCATGGAAACAGACGTTATTCGTATGCAGGCCAGCGAAGACCGTGAACATGTGGCTCAGGAGCTCGCACGGTATAACTTCATCGCTATGCCCATCGTGGATGATGAGGAACGGCTGGTGGGCATCGTCACACACGACGACGCAATCGATGTCGTCCAGGAAGAAGCAACAGAAGACGCGTACCGCCAAAGTGCTGTGGAGCCCCTGCGGGATGACTACGAAGATGCACCATTCCTGACGATTCTGTGGAATCGAGGTTTCTGGCTTTTGGCCCTGTCTTTGGTTGCCATCATGACAGCCGGTATGCTGGGACTGTACGAAAGGGCAACCACACACGGAATCCGAAATGCCCCTGAAGACCTTTCATCCATGCTCATTATTCTGTTTCTGCCCCTGGTCATGGCAAGCGGAGGGAACGCGGGCTCCCAGTCAGCGACACTGTTTATTCGTATGTTTGCGCTGCAGCCGGCGGACACTGCTGTGCCGGGCACTGAGTTTCGTGTGGACCGTCGACTGGTGCTGCGGGAACTCTTGATTGGACTGGCCCTCGGCGCCGTACTGGGGCTGCTGGACGCTCTGGTGGTCGCAGCAGGATACGGACTGGGCTGGTGGCCCTCAGCCGGCGCCAGCCAGGATTTGTGGAGGTCAATTGTGGTCGGCTTGACAGTCCTGCTGATCGTGTTGATCGGCACGGGAGCAGGTACGCTGCTGCCGATCCTGTTCCGTCGGTTCGGGATGGACCCGGCGATCATGTCGAATCCTCTGATCGCAGCAATCGTCGATGTTCTGGGAGTGGTGCTGTTCTACGAAGTGGCCATGGCAATTTTGTAG
- a CDS encoding DUF456 family protein, whose protein sequence is MTYWLAATLLTALNAISVTLNLLMLPGNWIMVAALCLFLLVVGDAQAGPNWVTVLIVAGLAIVGEIIELVAGSARAARAGATRRSMLLSLVASFVLSVVGTFAVPVPVVGTALGAIGGAILGAFAGAWLGETWAGTDSRQRVEISQAAMSGRLLGMLIKLTIGAAIFVIQLISLWL, encoded by the coding sequence ATGACGTATTGGCTTGCCGCCACTTTGCTGACTGCACTCAATGCGATCAGCGTTACGCTGAATCTTCTGATGCTGCCTGGTAACTGGATCATGGTTGCCGCTCTTTGTCTGTTTCTTCTGGTTGTCGGCGATGCTCAAGCCGGACCCAACTGGGTGACAGTACTGATTGTTGCCGGACTGGCTATTGTCGGTGAGATCATCGAACTGGTTGCCGGTTCCGCCAGGGCGGCCAGGGCCGGGGCCACGCGCCGCTCGATGCTGTTGTCTCTGGTTGCGTCATTTGTGCTGAGTGTCGTCGGAACATTTGCAGTTCCTGTTCCTGTGGTTGGTACAGCTCTTGGAGCAATCGGAGGCGCAATACTCGGCGCGTTTGCCGGTGCCTGGCTGGGTGAGACCTGGGCCGGCACAGATTCCCGCCAGCGTGTGGAAATCAGTCAGGCGGCGATGAGCGGTCGATTGCTGGGAATGCTCATCAAATTGACAATTGGGGCCGCGATTTTCGTGATTCAGCTGATAAGTCTTTGGTTGTAG